CTCGTGCTGGTTTTTGGGACTGTGTCAGTGGATGCGCGGGCGCGCCACTCCGGCCATGATCGAATTGGCGAGACTGACGTTTCCGCTCATCGGCGGAGTAGTGGTGGTCGCTTTTTGTGCTTATGTCGCGGGCTATCGGCGCCACTTCGTTCGCATCTCCGAGTTAACCGAGTCCGTCTCGGCTCCGGGCCGCAACCGCAGGGCGGACGCGGGCGACTCGATTTTAGGACATCTGTCGCGCCTGCTCTTGCGAACCGCGTTCCAGATCGGCGGCTTTTCTTTCGTCTGGAAAACTCTGCGCCGCAGCGAGGCCCACCGCCTGGTTATGACTGCGGTTGCAGGCCTGGGCCTGGTGCTGTCTTCACAAGCTCTCATGGACGCCACAGAGAATGCGACCTCGGCACGGCAGGCTGCGCTCTCGCCCGACGCTCTCTCCATCCCATTTATCCTTACATTTCTGGTTGTTGCTGGGTTGCGGCTTGTCTTCGAACTTCCAGTGGAGTTGCGCGCCAATTGGCTCTTCCAATTAATGATCGATTCCGATCAGCGGGAATGCGAGCGGCTGGCCAGAAACGTAATTCTCACCTTCGTATTGCCTTGCGTTTTTTTCATCGCATTTCCCGTCTACGCTTACCTCGAAGGCTGGCTGATTGCGTCCCTGCACACGCTGCTTGTGGGAACCTGGGCGGTATTGTTGACGAATATTCTTCTGGTTCGCTTCCGCAAGCTTCCGTTTACCTGCACGCTTCCGCTGTTCAAGCAGCATTCCATCGTGATCCTGCTATCGTTCGGTTTCGGATTTCTGATCTACGCGCTATCGACGTCTGAGTTTGAAGCAACGGCTCTGCGTGAACCGTTGCGCATGATCAGTCTGGTGCCGGTCGCATTCCTGGCGTGGTTGATTCCGCACCGGCTGGCCAAGAGCACGCCGGAAATCGACAGAAAGATGATTTTCGAGGAATCGGCAAGCCGGACGATCGAGGTGCTGCAGCTGGGTGATTAGGTTAGAGCGCGCCCAGCCATTTCACCGGCAAGTGGGCAGCGAGTGCATTCGCCAGGCTTTCGTCGGCGGTGATCAGTTGCCTTTCAGCTTGCACCGCCAAAGCTACGTACAAAGAATCGTAAACTGACCGGCCGAAGTTGAAAGCGATGGTTAGGGCTTTAGACAAGAGCTCTGCCGACGGGATGGTTGGGATCGCGCGCTGTGTCATCAAGAGTATCGCTAGTTCGGCCTCGGCGCGAGAAAAGCGTTGCTGCCGGACCGCCTTCCAGGCAATGTTCCCGCACTCTGCCCAGAAAATGTCGGGCACCAAGAGCCCGACTTCGCCGGCTCCGTAGGAATCCAGCAATCGATACGCCTCCGGCCGGAGTAATTCGCCCTTGGCGGGCAGCATCCACTTCGCGGCAACGCTCGCGTCGACGACAAACTTCCTCACCGCTCGCGATCCTCGCGGATCATTTCTTCAGCGGAAGGAAACGGGCCAGGTGTGAGCGGTTCGCGCGAAGATAGTTCTTTCATTCTTCGAGCGAACTCTCGCCGACGCCGTAATTCTTCGGCGGTAGGAACGTTCTGCTCAAGGAGGTCGATCACTTCCGCCGCAATCGACGTCCGGTTTTTCCGGGCACGTTCGCGTAGCGCTTTGTACACGGCCACTGGTACGTTTTCGACATACAGCGTTGGCATAGGGCCTCCCTAGGGACAGTCTAGCACTTTCCTAGGCCGAAGCCCACCCCGTTTTTCTTGACATTCTCTCCCTTCGCGTTTTATCCTAAGTCTTGCTCCTTGCGGTACTTGCGCCTCTTGGCGTGCTTCCGCGGGCCTGGAAGATGCGATAGGCTGGCAACATGGGCGCGGAGGTTTCGCAATGTTCCTCGACATCAAAGAATTGGAAGCTCATCCGCTTGATTTTGAGGAGGAGTTTCAGCCCGATGTCCTCGACCTGGGAGGCGAAGCCCGGCAGATCACGCCACTGAAGGCCGTAGGGCACGCCGAGGTGGTCGAAGAGCATCACGGTAAGCATGAGGTAATAACGGACATACGCCTGAGGGGGCGCCTGACCGCGGGGCTCGAACTGCAATGCGCCCGCTGCGTGGAACCGGTACGGCAAGAGATTGCCCGCGACTTCGAGTTGCTCTATCGACCGCTCGGGGCCGACGCAGGACGCGACGAGCTTTCGGTTACCGACGCCGAGGCCGAGATCGGCTATTATCAAGGCGACGGCATTCTGCTGGAAGATGTTTTGCGCGAACAGGTGCTGCTGGCGTTGCCGTTGAAAGTTACGTGCCGCGAGGATTGCCGCGGCCTGTGTCCACACTGCGGGACCAATTTGAACGAGGAACAATGTTCCTGCGCGGTCGCGGTCGAAGATCCGCGATGGACGGCGTTACGAGAAATTCGCGAGAAGTTGCAGCACTGAAAAACCGTCAGCTATCAGCCGTCAGCTTTCAGTCGAAAATTGTTTCCGCTAAATTTTCTAGAGTCCCGATAGAAACTAGATTCTTATCCGCGGGAGTCGACAGATCTTATTCAGGTTCAAGAGTTTTAGCTGAGGGCTGACAGCTGAGAGCTGACAGCTTTCTTGAGAGGAATTCAATACCATGCCTAATCCGAAACGACGACACTCCCAGAAACGCACTTCCACACGGCGCGCGCACGACGCTCTCAAAGCCCACAGCCTGTCCGAGTGCCCGAACTGTCATGAGAAAAAAATGCCGCACCGCGCCTGTGCTAAGTGCGGGTACTATAAAGGTCGTGAAGTTCTCGACGTCAAAGAAGCCAGCTAGCTCAAAGACGCCATGCCTAGCGTGATCGCGCTGGATGCAATGGGTTCGGACCGCGCTCCCAAGCCGGAGATTGAGGGCGCCATTCTGGCGTCGCGTCATTACGGCGTCAGGGTGCTGCTGGTCGGCCCGGAAGCTGTCGTCAAGGCGGAATTGGATCGCCATCCTTCGGCGGCTCGCCTGGCCATTGAAATCGTCCACGCCAGCGAATTCATTACCATGGAAGACAAAGTGGAGGCGATTCGCGCCAAGCGCGACTCCTCCATGCGCGTCGGCCTGCGTATGGTGCGCGAGGGTCAGGCCGCAGGTTTCGTTACCGCGGGAAACACTGGAGCGGCCATGGCCACGGCGAAAGTCGTGCTGGGCGCGGTTCCGGGCGTCGATCGGCCGGCGCTGGCCGCGGTATTCCCCACTGCCCCGGGAAATCCCGCCATGCTGCTCGACGTGGGCGCGAACGTTGACTGCACACCGCAGAATCTCGAACAGTTCGCCGTGATGGGCGATATTTATTTTCGCGCCATGTTTGGGAATACGAGAGTTGGCAGTACCGTGTTCAGAAAGAAGTCCGCTACTCACGGTCCACGCGTCGGATTGCTTTCCATTGGCGAAGAGGAAAGCAAAGGCAACGAACTCACGCGCGAATCGTTTCAGTTGCTCAAGCAGCTTCCGCTGAATTTTGTGGGCAATGTGGAAGGGCGCGATCTTTACAACGGCCAAGTCGACGTCATCGTGGCCGATGGATTTGTAGGCAATGTTGCATTGAAAATTTCCGAGGGCGTGGCCAACCTCGTGCGCACGGCGCTTAAAGAATCGCTGAAGGCGACGATCACGCGACAAGTGGGTGCGCTGCTCTCGCGCAGCGCCTTCACCGATTTTAAGAAGCGCCTCGATCACACCGAATATGGCGGCGCGCCACTGCTGGGCGTGAAGGGCGCGTGCATCATCACGCACGGCTCGTCGAATGCCAACGCCATCAAGAATGCCGTGCGCGTGGCGGCAGAATTTTCCGAACGCGGCATTAACGGATCGATCGAACGCGGACTAGCAGCGGTGCATCCGGCGCCGGTAGAAGCAGCAATGCCGCAGCCGGGCTAAGGTTTTGTAGCGCCAGCGTCCCGGCGGCTGTCCCGAGGGCGTCTCGCCCTCGGTGCAGGCAGCAAACGATCTGTTAAAGATTTTGAAGGCGTGGCGCCTACCGCGCGGCGGGCGAGGACGCCCGCCGGACAGCCGCCGGTACGGCGGCGCTACTCGAATTCATGACAGAAAACGCCATCGCATTCCTCTTCCCCGGCCAGGGCTCGCAGGCCGTCGGCATGGGCCAGGATCTGGCCGACAAGTATCCCGTGGCCCGGCAGACATTTGAAGAAGCCGACGACGCACTCGGCTATAAGCTTTCCACCCTTTGCTTCGAGGGCCCGGAAGATCAGCTGCGGTTGACCGAAATTACTCAACCGGCAATCTTGACTGTGTCGATTGCGGCGCTGCGGGTAATCGAGTCCCGGATGTCGAAGCCCTGCTTTGTCGCGGGGCA
This genomic stretch from Candidatus Sulfotelmatobacter sp. harbors:
- a CDS encoding type II toxin-antitoxin system VapC family toxin; amino-acid sequence: MRKFVVDASVAAKWMLPAKGELLRPEAYRLLDSYGAGEVGLLVPDIFWAECGNIAWKAVRQQRFSRAEAELAILLMTQRAIPTIPSAELLSKALTIAFNFGRSVYDSLYVALAVQAERQLITADESLANALAAHLPVKWLGAL
- a CDS encoding DUF177 domain-containing protein, whose product is MFLDIKELEAHPLDFEEEFQPDVLDLGGEARQITPLKAVGHAEVVEEHHGKHEVITDIRLRGRLTAGLELQCARCVEPVRQEIARDFELLYRPLGADAGRDELSVTDAEAEIGYYQGDGILLEDVLREQVLLALPLKVTCREDCRGLCPHCGTNLNEEQCSCAVAVEDPRWTALREIREKLQH
- the rpmF gene encoding 50S ribosomal protein L32 — its product is MPNPKRRHSQKRTSTRRAHDALKAHSLSECPNCHEKKMPHRACAKCGYYKGREVLDVKEAS
- the plsX gene encoding phosphate acyltransferase PlsX, with amino-acid sequence MPSVIALDAMGSDRAPKPEIEGAILASRHYGVRVLLVGPEAVVKAELDRHPSAARLAIEIVHASEFITMEDKVEAIRAKRDSSMRVGLRMVREGQAAGFVTAGNTGAAMATAKVVLGAVPGVDRPALAAVFPTAPGNPAMLLDVGANVDCTPQNLEQFAVMGDIYFRAMFGNTRVGSTVFRKKSATHGPRVGLLSIGEEESKGNELTRESFQLLKQLPLNFVGNVEGRDLYNGQVDVIVADGFVGNVALKISEGVANLVRTALKESLKATITRQVGALLSRSAFTDFKKRLDHTEYGGAPLLGVKGACIITHGSSNANAIKNAVRVAAEFSERGINGSIERGLAAVHPAPVEAAMPQPG